The following coding sequences lie in one Treponema socranskii subsp. buccale genomic window:
- a CDS encoding alpha/beta hydrolase codes for MIQFKVGLYNLNNDANYNYQLNRLINWDGGDLDETAAVSHDIRTHDDWKHTLIRLGDNALKEGRTENAIAYYRMSEFFMSDGDGDKLAYYKKAVDLFYTYYADYFSSGTVERFDVPFGSIRLPVMHAKAGVDASHKTPKGTILLHGGNDSYFEELFFPMLYFAENGYDVYLFEGPGQGGVLRVQGATFTHEWEKPVTAIVDYFGLDDLVIVGASLGGMLAPRAAAFEKRIKQVIAWSVFPNFLHVSLSDLPDTMQNFFKTLLRLRLKGIINAVLYGHAKKDPALQWALNHGMHAYGVKSPYEWIQKMNDFQMLDIADKIDQDVLILQGAKDHFIDWHLYREEIDALTGAKSVTFRLFTDKEAASNHCQCGNTRLVLDTMLGWLETVRTSG; via the coding sequence GTGATTCAATTTAAAGTCGGTTTATATAATTTAAACAATGATGCAAACTATAATTATCAGCTTAACAGGCTTATCAACTGGGACGGAGGCGACTTGGACGAAACGGCTGCGGTGTCACACGACATTCGTACGCACGACGACTGGAAACATACGCTCATCCGCTTGGGAGACAATGCGCTCAAAGAAGGCAGAACCGAAAACGCGATCGCTTATTACCGCATGAGCGAATTTTTTATGTCGGACGGAGACGGCGACAAGCTTGCGTATTATAAAAAAGCCGTCGATTTGTTTTACACGTACTATGCCGATTATTTTTCGTCGGGTACGGTTGAACGCTTCGACGTTCCGTTCGGTTCGATCCGTCTTCCGGTTATGCATGCAAAAGCCGGCGTGGACGCTTCGCATAAAACTCCGAAAGGGACGATACTTTTGCACGGCGGAAACGACAGTTATTTTGAAGAGCTGTTTTTTCCTATGCTGTATTTTGCCGAAAACGGTTACGATGTGTATCTTTTTGAAGGGCCGGGGCAGGGCGGCGTTTTGCGCGTGCAGGGAGCGACTTTTACGCACGAATGGGAAAAACCGGTTACGGCGATCGTCGATTATTTCGGCTTGGACGACCTTGTTATCGTCGGCGCTTCGTTGGGAGGGATGCTTGCGCCCAGAGCCGCCGCATTCGAAAAACGCATTAAGCAGGTTATCGCATGGTCGGTGTTTCCGAATTTTTTACACGTATCTCTCTCCGATTTACCCGATACGATGCAAAATTTTTTTAAAACGCTGCTGCGTCTTCGCTTAAAGGGCATTATAAACGCCGTCTTGTACGGCCACGCAAAAAAAGATCCCGCTTTACAATGGGCGCTCAATCACGGCATGCACGCATACGGCGTAAAAAGCCCGTACGAGTGGATACAAAAAATGAACGATTTTCAAATGCTCGATATTGCGGACAAAATCGATCAGGACGTATTGATTTTGCAGGGCGCAAAAGACCACTTTATCGATTGGCATTTATACCGAGAAGAAATCGATGCGCTCACCGGTGCAAAATCGGTAACGTTCAGGCTGTTCACCGACAAAGAAGCGGCGTCGAACCACTGTCAATGCGGAAACACCCGCCTCGTGCTGGACACTATGCTGGGCTGGCTGGAAACCGTACGCACATCAGGATGA
- a CDS encoding cupin domain-containing protein — protein sequence MQDFNFGIKIQEYRNMKGISLRELASRTGVTASMLSQIENNNVNPSINTLRQIAEALDFPLYALFQENTSMEDELIVRKGNYHVIGKEGEEVDYRLLTPNTRGMIEFVLMTIPPQTVSSDKEYSHKGEETAYIIEGCVSVYINGKSYQLHSGDAVRIPPQTRHKWFNQSDKKVEVIFAVSPPSF from the coding sequence ATGCAAGATTTTAATTTCGGTATAAAAATCCAAGAGTACAGAAATATGAAGGGCATAAGTTTGCGGGAATTGGCTTCCCGTACCGGTGTTACGGCTTCTATGCTTAGTCAGATAGAAAATAATAACGTCAATCCTTCTATCAATACGCTCCGACAAATTGCAGAAGCATTAGATTTTCCACTCTATGCATTGTTTCAAGAAAATACTTCGATGGAAGATGAACTGATCGTAAGAAAAGGAAATTACCATGTAATCGGAAAAGAAGGCGAGGAAGTCGATTATCGATTATTGACACCGAATACGCGCGGAATGATCGAATTTGTACTTATGACGATTCCTCCCCAAACGGTTTCGTCGGATAAGGAATATTCGCATAAAGGAGAAGAAACGGCATATATCATAGAAGGCTGCGTGTCGGTATATATAAACGGAAAAAGCTATCAGCTTCATTCGGGAGATGCCGTTCGTATTCCTCCGCAAACCCGTCACAAATGGTTTAATCAAAGCGACAAAAAAGTGGAAGTCATTTTTGCCGTTTCACCACCGTCGTTTTAA
- a CDS encoding IS110 family transposase: MTVYIGVDLHKTQFTVHERTEETVESFEQIKQYPTTEVGYAAFLARITEYKIGGFTVKIGVESTGNTRFFKAQVEKVGAHVTVINTLKFKVINESTKKTDKHDASTISEFLSKDMLPESYLCSKGTENLRRLLKSRERLVHSIVGQKNEIHALLVSMGLQDESRSLQSKKGRQEVLDTLSSRSDLVLEAQSVKLMIEIIEQMSQSVKLIEKQLSELTKDDEMVSRLMTIRGCGKITAWIIRSYTEDIGRFASAKKYAAFCGLVPWVQDSNETVRHGRITKRGPQELRTAYVQLVLGIRRCKDTSGWRIMQRLDYMKKNKGSGKSIVAAARKMAEIVWALLTEKQDFDSTKMMGRYKPMSLAEQALVAMN; this comes from the coding sequence ATGACAGTTTACATTGGCGTTGATTTGCACAAAACACAGTTTACCGTGCATGAGCGGACAGAGGAAACGGTTGAAAGCTTTGAGCAGATCAAACAGTATCCGACGACAGAAGTTGGGTATGCGGCATTTCTTGCGAGAATAACGGAGTACAAGATAGGCGGTTTCACTGTGAAAATCGGAGTTGAATCAACCGGCAACACAAGATTCTTCAAGGCTCAGGTAGAAAAAGTGGGAGCGCACGTGACGGTAATCAATACGTTGAAATTCAAGGTAATCAACGAATCGACGAAGAAAACCGACAAGCATGATGCTTCGACGATTTCAGAGTTTCTATCAAAGGATATGCTTCCGGAAAGCTATCTGTGCAGTAAGGGAACGGAAAACTTGAGACGGCTTTTGAAATCAAGGGAGCGGCTGGTTCATTCGATTGTCGGACAAAAGAATGAAATTCATGCGCTTCTGGTGAGTATGGGGCTACAGGATGAAAGTCGAAGCCTCCAAAGTAAAAAAGGGCGCCAGGAAGTTCTGGACACCCTGTCGTCGCGTAGCGACCTCGTGCTCGAAGCACAATCAGTAAAACTGATGATTGAAATTATAGAGCAGATGAGCCAATCGGTCAAGCTGATTGAAAAGCAGTTAAGCGAATTAACGAAAGACGATGAAATGGTTAGTCGTCTTATGACGATTCGAGGCTGCGGAAAAATCACGGCATGGATAATCCGCTCGTACACAGAAGATATAGGTAGGTTTGCCAGTGCGAAGAAATATGCGGCCTTTTGCGGGCTTGTGCCATGGGTACAGGATTCAAATGAAACGGTGAGACATGGCAGAATAACCAAGCGCGGTCCTCAGGAATTGAGAACGGCGTACGTACAGTTGGTGTTGGGAATTCGTCGTTGCAAGGATACTTCGGGATGGAGGATCATGCAGCGACTGGATTATATGAAAAAGAACAAAGGCAGCGGCAAATCGATTGTTGCAGCTGCAAGGAAGATGGCAGAAATCGTGTGGGCGTTGCTCACGGAAAAACAGGACTTTGATTCAACAAAGATGATGGGCAGATATAAACCTATGAGTCTTGCTGAACAAGCCCTCGTTGCCATGAATTAA
- a CDS encoding leucine-rich repeat protein produces the protein MNTKNSRLYTKVYKGWVLLGSILLVLCALTGCKGPSDSEGGTPVVTYYHVMTDAQNGTLTAVPAIPSDGKVLKNTEIEFTAAPNLTYEVRSWEISGGQKISGGDPGDVKAKIKVTSDVTVRVIIGKAYTRVAYSDLATHLASASSTEVNYIEITGTIPATDLKGSFDTVDDVAVHGELGKRLKDSGKKIALKLPANIAAGTSMEYCFGGCTNLVSVENIPSGVVNLMGSFEGCTELTGAPSIPNGITTMQGCFKKCISLTTAPAVPESVTILSFCFMKCTELKTAPVVPAAVNTMFHCFNGCSKLPSVTLKCNYHAGKFNDAFYKCPALGVGSITVPKGKLSAYTAAASVMGTTEDKFKEAAD, from the coding sequence ATGAATACGAAAAATTCAAGACTGTATACAAAGGTATACAAGGGTTGGGTATTGCTCGGCAGTATCCTGTTGGTTCTATGCGCGTTGACCGGCTGTAAAGGCCCTTCTGACAGCGAGGGCGGCACACCCGTTGTGACTTATTACCATGTAATGACGGATGCCCAAAACGGTACGCTTACGGCGGTGCCCGCAATCCCTTCGGACGGCAAAGTTTTGAAAAATACGGAAATCGAATTTACTGCGGCTCCTAATCTGACTTACGAAGTTCGTTCATGGGAAATTTCGGGCGGACAAAAAATATCCGGCGGAGACCCCGGTGATGTTAAAGCGAAGATAAAGGTTACTTCGGATGTTACGGTACGCGTTATAATCGGTAAGGCGTATACGAGAGTTGCATACAGCGATTTGGCGACACATCTTGCAAGCGCTTCTTCGACCGAAGTCAACTATATCGAAATAACGGGAACCATACCGGCGACGGATTTAAAAGGCAGTTTCGATACAGTTGACGATGTTGCCGTACACGGTGAATTAGGTAAACGATTGAAGGATTCCGGTAAAAAGATCGCTCTTAAATTGCCGGCAAATATTGCGGCGGGGACATCCATGGAATACTGTTTTGGGGGGTGCACGAATCTGGTTTCCGTTGAAAATATTCCCTCCGGTGTTGTTAATTTGATGGGAAGCTTTGAAGGTTGTACAGAGTTGACGGGAGCGCCGAGCATTCCGAACGGTATTACAACGATGCAGGGTTGTTTTAAGAAGTGTATCAGTTTGACGACGGCACCCGCCGTACCGGAAAGCGTTACGATTCTCAGTTTTTGTTTTATGAAATGTACGGAATTAAAAACCGCGCCCGTCGTTCCGGCTGCAGTCAATACGATGTTTCACTGTTTTAACGGCTGTTCGAAGCTCCCATCCGTTACACTCAAATGTAATTACCATGCAGGAAAGTTCAACGACGCCTTTTATAAGTGTCCCGCTTTGGGTGTGGGCAGTATTACCGTACCGAAAGGAAAGCTGAGCGCTTATACCGCCGCCGCTTCGGTTATGGGGACGACTGAGGACAAATTCAAAGAAGCGGCCGACTGA
- a CDS encoding TRAP transporter permease, which yields MPKSTEAALAQKLLEDTDTDSRTRVYTGPTEKIITVLLCVWVVFQLYFNTVGVMSAVNLRAFHSIFLLLFAFLLYPAAKKENRKRRFPPVVDFFLIAFALFTFGYFILHYTAVARGGGRVTPFQIAVAALALAVVFEAARRTSGNLAFLAALFLAYNFFGKYIPGQLGHNGFTIKRVLVTQFWGTQGILGVGVGVSATYIFLFVVFGSFLKHSGFSKFINDFSLTLVGRTPGGPAKVAVLASALMGMINGSAVANVATTGTITIPLMKRTGYKKEFAAAVEATASTGGQFCPPIMGAVGFVMAEFLNISYTTVMLAAIVPAFLYYLGILLAVHFEAKRMGLPGLSKEHIPDAVKVLKEQGHLVLPLVLLIAMMAKGFTPLLSAVAAIFAAVGASWLRKDTRMTPDKIIAACVEGAKGAVGVGVSCVIIGVIIGTVTLTSLGLNMGYVILNVVPNKSIYLTGLLVMVMSTILGMGVPGVAAYVIVQAVAVPVLIKTGVLPIAAHLFCLIYACLSNITPPVAISCYVAAGIAGSDQLKTGLLAVRIGLVGFLIPFFFLANPVLLIGSGSAPLAMSLWSVFTASVGTVTLVAGLEGWLLRRASLFERLSLIAIAPLLLYAGVVSDAIGFALLAAVSIYQYVKNRVPAKKISDSEKRS from the coding sequence ATGCCGAAATCGACCGAAGCTGCCCTTGCGCAAAAATTGCTTGAAGACACGGATACCGATTCCCGAACCAGAGTGTATACCGGTCCGACGGAAAAGATCATTACGGTTTTGCTCTGCGTTTGGGTCGTCTTTCAGCTCTATTTCAATACCGTCGGAGTGATGAGCGCCGTAAACCTGCGCGCGTTTCACAGCATCTTTTTACTTTTGTTCGCGTTTCTGTTATATCCTGCAGCAAAAAAAGAAAACAGAAAGCGCCGCTTTCCTCCCGTCGTCGATTTTTTTCTCATCGCTTTTGCTCTTTTTACGTTCGGTTATTTTATACTTCACTATACGGCGGTCGCTCGAGGCGGCGGCCGCGTTACGCCGTTTCAAATTGCAGTTGCCGCTCTTGCGCTTGCCGTCGTTTTTGAAGCGGCCCGCCGCACTTCGGGAAATCTTGCCTTTCTTGCGGCGCTCTTTCTTGCGTATAATTTTTTCGGGAAATATATTCCGGGGCAGCTCGGACACAACGGCTTTACGATAAAGCGCGTACTGGTCACGCAGTTTTGGGGCACTCAGGGAATCTTGGGCGTCGGAGTCGGTGTGTCTGCGACGTATATTTTTTTATTCGTCGTCTTCGGCTCTTTTTTAAAGCACAGCGGTTTTTCAAAATTCATCAATGATTTTTCTTTGACGCTCGTCGGGCGTACGCCGGGAGGGCCTGCAAAAGTCGCCGTCTTAGCCTCCGCCCTCATGGGCATGATAAACGGATCGGCCGTCGCAAACGTCGCAACAACCGGTACGATTACGATTCCGCTTATGAAGCGGACAGGCTATAAAAAAGAATTCGCCGCGGCGGTCGAAGCGACGGCGAGTACCGGCGGCCAATTCTGTCCCCCGATCATGGGCGCCGTCGGCTTTGTCATGGCGGAATTTTTAAACATAAGCTATACGACCGTCATGCTCGCGGCGATCGTGCCCGCGTTTTTGTATTACTTGGGAATTCTGCTCGCCGTTCACTTTGAAGCGAAGCGCATGGGACTTCCCGGTCTTTCGAAAGAGCACATTCCCGATGCCGTAAAAGTGCTGAAAGAGCAGGGGCATCTCGTGCTCCCGCTCGTGCTGCTTATCGCGATGATGGCGAAGGGATTTACGCCGCTTCTTTCGGCAGTCGCTGCGATTTTCGCGGCCGTCGGCGCGAGCTGGCTCCGAAAAGACACTCGCATGACACCCGATAAAATAATCGCCGCCTGCGTCGAAGGCGCGAAGGGTGCCGTCGGAGTGGGTGTGTCCTGCGTTATCATCGGTGTCATTATAGGAACCGTGACGCTGACAAGCCTCGGCCTAAACATGGGCTACGTGATTTTGAACGTCGTACCGAACAAGAGCATCTATTTAACGGGGCTCCTCGTCATGGTTATGTCGACGATATTGGGGATGGGTGTTCCGGGCGTGGCGGCCTACGTCATCGTGCAGGCTGTCGCCGTTCCCGTTTTAATAAAAACAGGCGTACTTCCGATAGCGGCGCACTTGTTTTGTCTCATCTATGCATGCCTTTCGAATATCACGCCGCCGGTCGCAATCAGCTGTTACGTTGCAGCCGGCATCGCAGGTTCGGATCAGCTTAAAACCGGACTGCTTGCCGTGCGGATAGGGCTGGTCGGATTTTTGATTCCGTTTTTCTTTTTGGCAAATCCGGTGTTGCTCATCGGAAGCGGAAGCGCGCCTCTTGCGATGAGCCTCTGGTCTGTGTTTACGGCATCGGTCGGAACGGTCACGCTCGTCGCGGGGCTTGAGGGATGGCTTTTGCGCCGCGCATCCCTTTTCGAACGGCTCTCTCTCATCGCGATCGCCCCTCTTTTGCTCTATGCGGGCGTCGTCTCCGATGCGATCGGTTTTGCGCTCCTCGCTGCGGTGAGCATTTATCAATATGTAAAAAACCGAGTGCCGGCGAAAAAGATTTCCGATTCGGAAAAGCGCTCATAA
- a CDS encoding TAXI family TRAP transporter solute-binding subunit — MKNVSMKIGFVVIFAAAVLAGCSGKKTAAGGHEKVTIKFPTASASGALYAVGAAITNVWDTKIDFVSASSQASNGGIDNLNQIADGESQVSIAVSSNCWQSYNGTDSFDGAANKNLRIIAGLYFNPNQVVVTKKSGIASLSDIKGKHFAVAAAGSSVEGECKNHFTAAGLNYPSDIQTEYIAFGDAADMLQNGTLDGAWIMSGIPAAAVSQACSSGCNLVGIEDDILEKLRSSYPWYARYTIPAGTYPGQNADVGTTAIKMLMFCNSTLDDETVYMLTKTFWENVDELGNAQRNLKGLTAQDAVKDIAGLPLHEGAKRYYREIGVSVD; from the coding sequence ATGAAAAACGTATCTATGAAGATCGGTTTTGTTGTAATTTTTGCGGCTGCCGTACTTGCAGGCTGCAGCGGGAAAAAAACTGCGGCGGGCGGACACGAAAAAGTGACGATTAAATTTCCGACGGCATCCGCGTCGGGCGCGCTCTATGCGGTAGGAGCCGCGATCACAAACGTGTGGGACACGAAGATCGATTTTGTGAGCGCGTCGAGTCAAGCGTCGAACGGCGGCATCGACAACCTCAATCAGATCGCCGACGGAGAGTCGCAAGTGTCGATCGCCGTGAGCTCGAACTGCTGGCAAAGCTATAACGGCACCGACAGCTTCGATGGCGCTGCGAATAAAAATCTCCGCATCATTGCGGGTTTGTACTTTAATCCGAATCAGGTCGTCGTTACAAAAAAGTCCGGCATCGCATCTCTTTCCGATATCAAGGGTAAACATTTTGCCGTCGCCGCTGCGGGATCGAGCGTTGAAGGCGAATGTAAAAACCACTTTACCGCGGCGGGCTTGAATTATCCGTCCGATATTCAAACCGAATACATCGCGTTCGGAGATGCTGCCGATATGCTCCAAAACGGTACGCTCGACGGCGCATGGATTATGAGCGGCATTCCCGCAGCCGCCGTTTCTCAGGCCTGCTCGTCGGGATGCAATCTCGTCGGAATCGAAGACGATATTTTGGAAAAGCTTCGTTCATCTTATCCGTGGTATGCGCGCTATACGATTCCCGCGGGAACCTATCCCGGACAAAACGCCGATGTCGGAACGACGGCTATTAAAATGTTGATGTTTTGCAATTCGACGCTCGACGATGAAACGGTGTATATGCTTACGAAAACCTTTTGGGAAAACGTCGACGAGCTCGGAAACGCGCAGCGTAATTTAAAAGGCTTGACGGCGCAGGATGCGGTAAAAGACATTGCAGGGTTGCCGCTGCACGAAGGCGCGAAGCGCTATTACCGCGAAATCGGCGTTTCCGTCGATTGA